A stretch of DNA from Pseudomonadota bacterium:
TTGGGTGCCGGCTTGGTCTCGCGCGTCTCGGTTTCGCTCGCCGCAGCAGGTTCACTGCCCGGCACAACGATGCGACGCTTGCGCTTTTCGACCACGACCGAATTCGATCGACCGTGCGAGAAGCTCTGCCGGACAGTGCCAGTCGATGGCTTGAGCGAAAGGGTCCGCTTGCCTTTGGGCTTGTCTTCGGTGGTGTCTTGATCACTCATACTGACGTCTATTCTCCTGCACGGACACGCTTATTCGCACCCGCTATTGATCGCTTATTTGCTTGCGCCAATCCCATATTCTTGGGCCCGTCATCGACAAAGCGGAATGCTCCGAGCCGGGAAATTGGTGCAATAAACTTTTCCGCTCCCGGACCGGCAAGGAGCGCAGCATGTATCACATGTTCGAGCCCGAGGGACAAACCGATTTCGTCGTGCGTAAACACACGGAAAATTGGCACGCCGGCATGGCCGGCGAGCCGATCGAGTTTGCTTTGTCCATCTGCCCCCGCATCGGTCGCGTGCAAAAGGGCATGGGCCTTATTCGATTTGATGGCGCTTTCTACCTTAGTAAAGCCCGTTTGCACCAGCCCCGCTTTGCGCGCAAACCCCAAAGCCCCCATCGCCTGTTGGCGCAGAACCTTCTCGGTCCGCTGCTCGAGATCATCAAGACCGCCGATCGGCTGTTCGGGTTTCAGGGCTCGGGTGAACGCGTTGCGCTGGATGGCCTTTACCAAAACGGCCCTGTTGGCAGAAACCCACGCACCACGCCCGGGAAGCGTTGCCTTGACGTCTGGTACCACGATGCCGTGAGGGTCGAGCACGAAGCGGATCAGATCATGATCATCCGCTTGGTGTCGCGTGACGATGCACCGACGGTGGCGCGCGGCTTCAGTGCCGCCCTTGCCCCGCTTCTGCCCCGTTTCCAACGACATGGCGTGTCATCCTCGCAAGCCCGGCCATCAGGCCGGCGCTCCTTCGTCTGCCGTCTCACTTTCATCGGCCGCAGGCGCATTCATCGCCAACAGGTCTTCAGCACTGATCCAACCGGCGGCAACCCGCGCTTGCATGATCATGCCTTCCGCC
This window harbors:
- a CDS encoding RNA-binding protein codes for the protein MSLETGQKRGKGGTEAARHRRCIVTRHQADDHDLIRFVLDPHGIVVPDVKATLPGRGAWVSANRAVLVKAIQRNAFTRALKPEQPIGGLDDLEQRTEKVLRQQAMGALGFARKAGLVQTGFTKVESAIKSNKAHALLHATDAGADGQSKLDRLAGHAGVPIFRVFTHDEIGLSLGLEHVIHAALLAGPGAEKFIAPISRLGAFRFVDDGPKNMGLAQANKRSIAGANKRVRAGE